From Medicago truncatula cultivar Jemalong A17 chromosome 7, MtrunA17r5.0-ANR, whole genome shotgun sequence, a single genomic window includes:
- the LOC11424498 gene encoding protein WHAT'S THIS FACTOR 1 homolog, chloroplastic yields the protein MDPKQLSLTSPKLSFLSSSSSFTPLPFFISNKLHFLQKPNFSLKLHSSLKKSQFLGTNLRLFQSNSSHVGGTRFNKIMPISAAVKRRKELPFDNVIQKDKKLKFVLKVRKILVSKPTRVMSLQELGKYRRELGLDKKRKLIVILRRFPGVFEIVEDGCYSLKFKMTSEAEKLYLEELRVRNEMEDVVVTKLRKLLMMPLEKRILLEKIGHLANDLGLPREFRDTICHRYPEFFKVVQTERGPALELTHWDPHLAVSAAELSAEENRIREVEEQNLIIDRAPKFNRVKLPKGLSLSKGEMRKIMQFRDIPYISPYSDFSMIGLNTPEKEKHACGVIHEILSLTLEKRTLVDNFTHFREEFRFSQQLRGMLIRHPDMFYISLKGDRDSVFLREAYRDSQLVDKDRLLLVKEKLRSLVDIPRFPKGRGAGRTRDGDGMGENDIENRQDESGEEEQEWSDADDLISDDDDDDDDIDDDWIDEDDDDSPPDFDDEEAETSEIEKRKTITRVQDARQNNEKVLVPSFPDGRTRERW from the coding sequence atggATCCTAAacaattatctcttacttcacccaaattatcctttttatcatcatcttcatcttttacccCTTTACCATTTTTCATCTCAAATaaacttcattttcttcaaaaaccaaatttttctCTCAAACTTCACTCTTCCCttaaaaaatcccaatttttggGAACCAATTTGCGTTTGTTTCAATCGAATTCATCACATGTTGGTGGGACCagatttaataaaattatgccaATAAGTGCTGctgtgaagagaagaaaagagcTTCCATTTGATAATGTGATTCAGAAAGATAAGAAGCTGAAATTTGTTCTCAAAGTGAGGAAAATACTAGTGAGTAAGCCTACTAGGGTTATGTCTCTTCAGGAATTAGGTAAGTATAGAAGAGAATTGGGTTTggataaaaagagaaaattaattgtaattttgagGAGATTTCCTGGTGTGTTTGAGATTGTGGAAGATGGGTGTTActctttgaaatttaaaatgacTTCTGAGGCTGAAAAGCTTTATCTTGAAGAATTAAGGGTTAGAAATGAAATGGAAGATGTTGTTGTTACTAAGCTTAGGAAATTGTTGATGATGCCGTTGGAAAAGCGGATTTTGTTAGAGAAAATTGGGCATTTGGCGAATGATTTAGGACTTCCTAGAGAATTTCGCGACACCATTTGTCATAGGTATCCAGAGTTTTTTAAAGTTGTTCAGACTGAAAGAGGTCCTGCACTTGAATTAACACATTGGGATCCTCATCTTGCGGTTTCTGCGGCCGAGCTGTCTGCGGAGGAGAATCGAATTAGAGAAGTGGAAGAGCAGAATTTAATTATAGATAGGGCTCCTAAGTTTAATAGAGTAAAGCTTCCTAAGGGTCTTAGTCTTTCAAAAGGTGAGATGAGGAAGATAATGCAGTTTAGAGACATTCCTTATATATCACCTTACTCGGATTTCTCTATGATTGGTTTGAACACGCCGGAAAAAGAGAAGCATGCATGTGGAGTTATTCATGAGATTTTGAGTCTTACACTTGAGAAGCGAACTCTTGTTGATAACTTCACTCATTTTCGAGAGGAGTTTCGATTCTCACAGCAATTGAGAGGGATGTTGATAAGGCACCCTGATATGTTTTATATCTCTTTGAAAGGAGACAGGGATTCTGTGTTCCTTAGGGAAGCTTATCGAGATTCTCAGTTGGTAGACAAGGACAGGTTGTTACTTGTAAAGGAAAAACTTCGTTCGTTGGTTGATATTCCACGTTTTCCTAAGGGTAGGGGTGCCGGTCGCACTAGAGATGGAGATGGGATGGGAGAGAATGATATTGAGAACAGACAGGATGAAAGTGGTGAAGAGGAACAAGAATGGTCAGATGCTGATGATTTAATCAgcgacgatgatgatgatgacgatgatATCGATGATGACtggattgatgaagatgatgatgattcaccGCCAGATTTTGATGACGAGGAGGCAGAAACATCggaaattgaaaagagaaagacAATTACACGAGTTCAAGACGCAAGACAGAATAATGAAAAGGTCCTTGTTCCATCATTCCCTGATGGTCGTACCAGAGAACGGTGGTAA